The following are encoded in a window of Drosophila simulans strain w501 chromosome 3L, Prin_Dsim_3.1, whole genome shotgun sequence genomic DNA:
- the LOC6736793 gene encoding neurotrophin 1 isoform X2: MKAGRAFGCLFWALLYCVLYLDLVSGNSADDELMDFDFADSNDAATENWQLDDLEEAKKAEQAEKKLESNMLDFSVDLDEPEPEKQLPPFDWRERVLRNALAKALADEGLRQKFAEVLPILRMLSSQQRLALSALISAQMNAKKGHELKFEQVRMMFGNDKKLLLPIVFDIANLIKSSTRKYINLGSDLASSALFHTPINRREDDLTPEESQQDDQVGTIAVEVEPKKVSTEEVQSESLEDFFDEMGSEVLDPQMINEALTGDLHDNKTKYLKPENHGQRVRRSANEFVHKLTRSVPASVTEQQLLGGIAGRTIKLNTTAFQQPSSQEEEKMASANGDQSYSEVEDLAFAGLNGTEIPLSADARLDLERNSAEETEEPLPSPEELIAGPRYRLGKRPLPGQKSGAPIKRKRVTSSVRGRPKTAASSHKPVVTPPNKKCERFTSNMCIRTDDYPLEQIMGSIRRHKNAMSALLAEFYDKPNNNLEFSDDFDDFSLSKKRREDEGSAGGMCQSVVRYARPQKAKSASGEWKYIVNTGQHTQTLRLEKCSNPGESCSYLAQTYRSHCSQVYNYHRLLSWDKVRGLHVDIFKVPTCCSCQVDGYRQQFPPLSSIQAKDYSPQSPVINHNHNGYSTINEEDLDYAEESEEDELGLRYPSFNNRETNELYSSSNKVRVKLPGISTSVGPYLSPPDDDEDRYGGYKSSSSSSKKYYSQVSRRRPQHSEARLDLDLAPSETHSDQEPPPPQHHQHHHLQYHRPQEELPSAYDFHRPQVYQPEREQLPLVRDPALSPVSAVVPASPALPLPMPPMPIKQVPSHHQSHHQQQHHHLHQSTGKVAASRDPASMHHQPPRRPTQQWLPGQRRPFRPSAPLSGSGISRRHYHNRRQSIQ; this comes from the exons ATGAAAGCTGGCCGCGCCTTCGGCTGCCTTTTCTGGGCCCTGCTCTATTGTGTGCTCTATCTGGATCTGGTCAGTGGGAACTCCGCCGACGATGAGCTGATGGACTTTGATTTTGCGGATTCAAATGATGCTGCTACGGAGAACTGGCAGCTGGATGATCTGGAGGAGGCAAAAAAGGCGGAGCAGGCCGAAAAGAAGTTGGAGTCCAATATGCTGGACTTTAGCGTCGATCTGGATGAACCGGAGCCGGAGAAACAATTGCCACCTTTCGACTGGCGGGAAAGGGTTTTAAGGAACGCTCTGGCCAAAGCCTTGGCGGATGAGGGATTGCGCCAGAAGTTCGCCGAAGTGTTGCCCATTTTAAGAATGCTATCTTCTCAACAACGACTGGCTCTTTCCGCATTGATCTCGGCTCAGATGAATGCAAAAAAGGGGCACGAACTTAAGTTTGAACAG GTTCGCATGATGTTTGGCAATGACAAAAAGCTGCTTCTGCCCATAGTGTTCGACATCGCAAATCTCATAAAGAGCTCTACCCGCAAGTACATCAATCTGGGTTCTGATCTGGCTTCATCTGCCCTTTTCCATACTCCCATCAATCGTCGTGAAGATGATTTGACTCCAGAAGAGTCCCAACAGGATGACCAAGTGGGCACCATTGCTGTAGAAGTTGAGCCAAAGAAGGTTTCTACTGAGGAGGTGCAATCGGAATCTCTAGAGGACTTCTTTGATGAGATGGGATCAGAAGTGCTTGATCCTCAGATGATCAATGAGGCCCTGACGGGTGATCTTCATGATAACAAAACTAAGTATCTTAAACCAGAAAATCATGGGCAAAGAGTTCGACGATCGGCAAACGAGTTTGTTCACAAATTGACCCGATCCGTGCCTGCTTCTGTGACCGAGCAGCAACTTTTGGGTGGCATTGCTGGACGTACCATCAAGCTGAATACTACAGCTTTTCAACAGCCAAGTagccaggaggaggagaagatgGCCTCCGCCAACGGTGACCAGTCATACTCTGAGGTGGAGGATCTGGCTTTTGCAGGTCTTAATGGCACGGAAATCCCCCTGAGCGCTGATGCGCGATTAGATCTGGAAAGAAACAGCGCCGAGGAGACTGAGGAACCACTACCAAGTCCAGAGGAACTCATCGCTGGACCACGATACCGACTGGGGAAAAGACCACTGCCTGGTCAAAAATCAGGAGCACCCATCAAACGAAAAAGAGTCACATCCTCCGTGAGGGGAAGACCCAAGACCGCCGCCAGTTCACATAAGCCCGTGGTTACACCACCCAACAAGAAATGCGAACGATTCACCAGCAACATGTGCATCCGCACCGACGACTATCCGCT TGAACAGATCATGGGCAGCATTAGGCGTCACAAAAACGCCATGTCCGCCCTTTTGGCCGAGTTCTACGATAAGCCCAATAACAATCTGGAGTTCAGTGATGACTTCGATGACTTCAGCCTGAGCAAAAAGAG GCGTGAAGACGAAGGCAGCGCAGGTGGGATGTGCCAGAGCGTGGTACGTTATGCCCGACCCCAGAAGGCCAAGTCCGCTTCAGGAGAATGGAAGTACATAGTGAACACTGGTCAGCACACGCAAACCTTAAGATTGGAAAAATGCAG TAATCCCGGCGAGAGTTGTTCCTACTTGGCGCAGACTTACCGTTCGCACTGCTCGCAGGTGTATAACTATCATCGTCTGCTGAGTTGGGACAAAGTGCGTGGTCTCCATGTGGATATTTTCAAGGTGCCCACCTGTTGCTCCTGCCAAGTAGATGGTTATCGCCAGCAGTTTCCACCGCTCTCCTCCATTCAAGCCAAAGATTACTCTCCCCAATCTCCTGTCATAAACCATAATCATAATGGGTATAGTACCATAAACGAGGAGGATCTGGACTATGCCGAAGAGAGCGAGGAGGACGAACTGGGTCTTCGATATCCCTCTTTCAACAATCGGGAGACAAATGAGCTGTATTCCAGCAGTAACAAGGTACGCGTAAAGCTGCCTGGTATTAGCACCAGTGTGGGTCCGTATCTCAGTCCCCCTGATGATGACGAAGATCGCTATGGCGGATACAAGagctccagttccagttccaagAAGTATTACAGCCAGGTGAGCCGCCGGCGGCCGCAGCATTCAGAGGCGCGTCTGGACTTGGATTTGGCGCCAAGCGAGACGCACTCGGACCAAGAG CCCCCACCTCCgcaacatcatcagcatcatcatcttcaGTACCATCGCCCGCAGGAGGAGCTGCCGTCCGCCTACGATTTCCACAGACCACAAGTCTACCAGCCCGAACGGGAACAGCTGCCCTTGGTCCGGGATCCGGCTTTGTCTCCGGTTTCAGCGGTAGTTCCGGCCTCTCCAGCGCTGCCCCTGCCCATGCCGCCCATGCCCATCAAGCAGGTGCCATCGCACCACCAGTcgcaccaccaacagcagcaccaccatctTCACCAGTCAACCGGCAAGGTGGCAGCAAGTCGCGACCCCGCTTCTATGCACCACCAGCCACCGCGACGACCAACACAGCAGTGGTTACCGGGTCAGCGTCGTCCCTTTCGACCGAGCGCACCACTCAGTGGGAGCGGGATCAGTCGACGGCACTACCACAACCGCCGGCAGTCTATCCAGTGA
- the LOC6736793 gene encoding neurotrophin 1 isoform X1, translating to MKAGRAFGCLFWALLYCVLYLDLVSGNSADDELMDFDFADSNDAATENWQLDDLEEAKKAEQAEKKLESNMLDFSVDLDEPEPEKQLPPFDWRERVLRNALAKALADEGLRQKFAEVLPILRMLSSQQRLALSALISAQMNAKKGHELKFEQVRMMFGNDKKLLLPIVFDIANLIKSSTRKYINLGSDLASSALFHTPINRREDDLTPEESQQDDQVGTIAVEVEPKKVSTEEVQSESLEDFFDEMGSEVLDPQMINEALTGDLHDNKTKYLKPENHGQRVRRSANEFVHKLTRSVPASVTEQQLLGGIAGRTIKLNTTAFQQPSSQEEEKMASANGDQSYSEVEDLAFAGLNGTEIPLSADARLDLERNSAEETEEPLPSPEELIAGPRYRLGKRPLPGQKSGAPIKRKRVTSSVRGRPKTAASSHKPVVTPPNKKCERFTSNMCIRTDDYPLEQIMGSIRRHKNAMSALLAEFYDKPNNNLEFSDDFDDFSLSKKRREDEGSAGGMCQSVVRYARPQKAKSASGEWKYIVNTGQHTQTLRLEKCSNPGESCSYLAQTYRSHCSQVYNYHRLLSWDKVRGLHVDIFKVPTCCSCQVDGYRQQFPPLSSIQAKDYSPQSPVINHNHNGYSTINEEDLDYAEESEEDELGLRYPSFNNRETNELYSSSNKVRVKLPGISTSVGPYLSPPDDDEDRYGGYKSSSSSSKKYYSQVSRRRPQHSEARLDLDLAPSETHSDQEVNLFAGPPNGGAEKPRIPLNRKRIYASTHTAPTSATSSASSSSVPSPAGGAAVRLRFPQTTSLPARTGTAALGPGSGFVSGFSGSSGLSSAAPAHAAHAHQAGAIAPPVAPPTAAPPSSPVNRQGGSKSRPRFYAPPATATTNTAVVTGSASSLSTERTTQWERDQSTALPQPPAVYPVSSIFPSGGGSEMSGKRINYNYHPIIDFFEKNRKAEAAATVSSMAEESRIVEQRIFPQNSPKSQQNGMGLGMETITGVYQHPIPVPKTHERRMGYRAHNGGAGGPGAVGGGAGFASDNAWLPMVVE from the exons ATGAAAGCTGGCCGCGCCTTCGGCTGCCTTTTCTGGGCCCTGCTCTATTGTGTGCTCTATCTGGATCTGGTCAGTGGGAACTCCGCCGACGATGAGCTGATGGACTTTGATTTTGCGGATTCAAATGATGCTGCTACGGAGAACTGGCAGCTGGATGATCTGGAGGAGGCAAAAAAGGCGGAGCAGGCCGAAAAGAAGTTGGAGTCCAATATGCTGGACTTTAGCGTCGATCTGGATGAACCGGAGCCGGAGAAACAATTGCCACCTTTCGACTGGCGGGAAAGGGTTTTAAGGAACGCTCTGGCCAAAGCCTTGGCGGATGAGGGATTGCGCCAGAAGTTCGCCGAAGTGTTGCCCATTTTAAGAATGCTATCTTCTCAACAACGACTGGCTCTTTCCGCATTGATCTCGGCTCAGATGAATGCAAAAAAGGGGCACGAACTTAAGTTTGAACAG GTTCGCATGATGTTTGGCAATGACAAAAAGCTGCTTCTGCCCATAGTGTTCGACATCGCAAATCTCATAAAGAGCTCTACCCGCAAGTACATCAATCTGGGTTCTGATCTGGCTTCATCTGCCCTTTTCCATACTCCCATCAATCGTCGTGAAGATGATTTGACTCCAGAAGAGTCCCAACAGGATGACCAAGTGGGCACCATTGCTGTAGAAGTTGAGCCAAAGAAGGTTTCTACTGAGGAGGTGCAATCGGAATCTCTAGAGGACTTCTTTGATGAGATGGGATCAGAAGTGCTTGATCCTCAGATGATCAATGAGGCCCTGACGGGTGATCTTCATGATAACAAAACTAAGTATCTTAAACCAGAAAATCATGGGCAAAGAGTTCGACGATCGGCAAACGAGTTTGTTCACAAATTGACCCGATCCGTGCCTGCTTCTGTGACCGAGCAGCAACTTTTGGGTGGCATTGCTGGACGTACCATCAAGCTGAATACTACAGCTTTTCAACAGCCAAGTagccaggaggaggagaagatgGCCTCCGCCAACGGTGACCAGTCATACTCTGAGGTGGAGGATCTGGCTTTTGCAGGTCTTAATGGCACGGAAATCCCCCTGAGCGCTGATGCGCGATTAGATCTGGAAAGAAACAGCGCCGAGGAGACTGAGGAACCACTACCAAGTCCAGAGGAACTCATCGCTGGACCACGATACCGACTGGGGAAAAGACCACTGCCTGGTCAAAAATCAGGAGCACCCATCAAACGAAAAAGAGTCACATCCTCCGTGAGGGGAAGACCCAAGACCGCCGCCAGTTCACATAAGCCCGTGGTTACACCACCCAACAAGAAATGCGAACGATTCACCAGCAACATGTGCATCCGCACCGACGACTATCCGCT TGAACAGATCATGGGCAGCATTAGGCGTCACAAAAACGCCATGTCCGCCCTTTTGGCCGAGTTCTACGATAAGCCCAATAACAATCTGGAGTTCAGTGATGACTTCGATGACTTCAGCCTGAGCAAAAAGAG GCGTGAAGACGAAGGCAGCGCAGGTGGGATGTGCCAGAGCGTGGTACGTTATGCCCGACCCCAGAAGGCCAAGTCCGCTTCAGGAGAATGGAAGTACATAGTGAACACTGGTCAGCACACGCAAACCTTAAGATTGGAAAAATGCAG TAATCCCGGCGAGAGTTGTTCCTACTTGGCGCAGACTTACCGTTCGCACTGCTCGCAGGTGTATAACTATCATCGTCTGCTGAGTTGGGACAAAGTGCGTGGTCTCCATGTGGATATTTTCAAGGTGCCCACCTGTTGCTCCTGCCAAGTAGATGGTTATCGCCAGCAGTTTCCACCGCTCTCCTCCATTCAAGCCAAAGATTACTCTCCCCAATCTCCTGTCATAAACCATAATCATAATGGGTATAGTACCATAAACGAGGAGGATCTGGACTATGCCGAAGAGAGCGAGGAGGACGAACTGGGTCTTCGATATCCCTCTTTCAACAATCGGGAGACAAATGAGCTGTATTCCAGCAGTAACAAGGTACGCGTAAAGCTGCCTGGTATTAGCACCAGTGTGGGTCCGTATCTCAGTCCCCCTGATGATGACGAAGATCGCTATGGCGGATACAAGagctccagttccagttccaagAAGTATTACAGCCAGGTGAGCCGCCGGCGGCCGCAGCATTCAGAGGCGCGTCTGGACTTGGATTTGGCGCCAAGCGAGACGCACTCGGACCAAGAGGTAAACCTATTCGCTGGCCCACCAAACGGCGGTGCAGAGAAGCCGCGTATCCCGCTGAATCGCAAGCGTATTTATGCCTCCACCCACACAGCCCCCACCTCCgcaacatcatcagcatcatcatcttcaGTACCATCGCCCGCAGGAGGAGCTGCCGTCCGCCTACGATTTCCACAGACCACAAGTCTACCAGCCCGAACGGGAACAGCTGCCCTTGGTCCGGGATCCGGCTTTGTCTCCGGTTTCAGCGGTAGTTCCGGCCTCTCCAGCGCTGCCCCTGCCCATGCCGCCCATGCCCATCAAGCAGGTGCCATCGCACCACCAGTcgcaccaccaacagcagcaccaccatctTCACCAGTCAACCGGCAAGGTGGCAGCAAGTCGCGACCCCGCTTCTATGCACCACCAGCCACCGCGACGACCAACACAGCAGTGGTTACCGGGTCAGCGTCGTCCCTTTCGACCGAGCGCACCACTCAGTGGGAGCGGGATCAGTCGACGGCACTACCACAACCGCCGGCAGTCTATCCAGTGAGCTCGATCTTCCCCAGCGGTGGTGGCAGCGAGATGTCGGGCAAGAGGATTAACTATAACTACCATCCCATTATCGATTTCTTCGAGAAGAATCGCaaggcggaggcggcggctACAGTCAGTTCCATGGCAGAAGAGTCGCGCATAGTGGAGCAGCGTATATTCCCACAGAATTCCCCCAAATCTCAACAGAATGGCATGGGCTTGGGCATGGAGACAATCACTGGAGTTTATCAACATCCCATTCCGGTGCCCAAAACGCACGAGAGGCGTATGGGTTACCGGGCACATAACGGTGGCGCGGGTGGTCCAGGtgctgtgggtggtggtgctggtttCGCTAGCGATAACGCCTGGCTGCCCATGGTTGTGGAGTAG